Proteins from a single region of Bdellovibrio bacteriovorus HD100:
- a CDS encoding glycerophosphodiester phosphodiesterase, translating to MKMMGHRGARDRAPENTLRSFEFALQSGVAAVEFDIHESRDGVWVVHHDDTLDRTTTSTGRVGACTWAELSQVRTNEGDSLPRLEQVLELFKRAPTQLQIEVKSPGNFRALADLLEKNFPAERLTVISFNHRWLREFRDHSSIKTTCLLFGLPLNPVQIMESAKAQGISLSVNWIDQQLVAECHAAGFSVTAWNANDEATYQKMKQLGVDCLGTDVPFTAASWV from the coding sequence ATGAAAATGATGGGACATCGCGGGGCTCGGGACCGGGCACCAGAAAACACTTTGCGTTCTTTCGAGTTTGCTTTGCAGTCCGGCGTTGCCGCCGTGGAATTCGACATTCACGAATCCCGGGACGGGGTGTGGGTGGTTCACCATGACGACACTTTGGATCGCACCACAACCAGCACGGGACGGGTGGGTGCCTGCACTTGGGCGGAACTTTCCCAAGTGCGAACCAATGAGGGGGACTCTCTGCCGCGTCTGGAGCAGGTGCTGGAACTTTTTAAAAGGGCCCCAACCCAGTTGCAGATTGAAGTGAAATCCCCGGGGAATTTCCGTGCCCTGGCGGATCTGTTGGAAAAGAACTTTCCGGCAGAAAGACTGACCGTCATTTCTTTTAATCATCGCTGGCTGCGTGAATTCCGGGATCATTCTTCAATAAAAACAACTTGCCTGCTGTTTGGTTTGCCTTTGAATCCGGTGCAGATCATGGAAAGCGCCAAGGCCCAGGGAATTTCGCTCAGTGTGAACTGGATTGACCAGCAGTTGGTGGCTGAATGCCATGCGGCGGGATTTTCGGTCACGGCTTGGAATGCCAATGACGAAGCCACTTATCAGAAAATGAAGCAGCTGGGCGTGGACTGTCTGGGGACAGATGTTCCATTTACCGCCGCGTCGTGGGTCTAA
- a CDS encoding trans-sulfuration enzyme family protein produces the protein MTKKKAAKSKSPRTQAIHGEFLSKSWEFSHHLIPPMTASTTFRLESLQRGAEGFSTFGAQKGEEKPIWIYDRLEEPTTKMLEDQLALLEKGECAVTFGSGMGAIASTLMSLLSSGQKVIAHKTLYGCTYSLLTNWLPRLNISTHLMDVNDFKNLELQLADPAARVVYFESVSNPILEIADLQKITALVKAANKKRGKDNQIYTVVDNTFATPWALRPVEWNVDFVIQSLTKNISGFGTEMGGAVIAPRTHESILRVARKDFGAIIHPYSAWHILVYGISTQAIRFEQQQASAWAVAKFLEAHPKVASVTYPGLKSHAQHKLAKKYLKSPEGKFAPGTMISFQLKGDMKKCQKFVDDIAKNSYSITLAVSLGLTKTLIEVPGFMTHSAIPDDKRGDSGIDPRAIRLSIGLENVNDIIEDLKEALKKI, from the coding sequence ATGACCAAGAAAAAAGCGGCCAAATCCAAGTCACCAAGAACTCAAGCCATTCACGGCGAGTTTCTTTCCAAATCCTGGGAGTTCTCTCACCATTTGATTCCGCCGATGACGGCTTCGACGACATTCCGTCTGGAATCCCTGCAAAGAGGTGCGGAAGGTTTTAGCACTTTCGGCGCACAGAAGGGCGAAGAAAAACCCATCTGGATCTACGACCGTCTGGAAGAGCCGACAACAAAAATGCTGGAAGACCAACTGGCCCTTCTTGAAAAAGGCGAGTGTGCGGTGACCTTCGGAAGCGGCATGGGCGCAATCGCCTCCACTCTGATGTCATTGCTTTCTTCGGGCCAGAAAGTCATTGCCCATAAAACTTTGTACGGGTGCACCTACAGCCTTTTGACGAACTGGCTGCCGCGTTTGAATATTTCCACGCATCTGATGGATGTGAATGATTTCAAAAATCTTGAGCTGCAGCTGGCGGACCCGGCAGCACGCGTGGTGTACTTTGAATCTGTTTCCAATCCTATTTTGGAAATCGCGGATCTTCAAAAGATCACCGCGCTGGTGAAAGCTGCCAACAAAAAACGCGGCAAGGACAATCAGATCTATACTGTTGTGGATAACACTTTCGCGACTCCGTGGGCGCTTCGTCCGGTGGAATGGAACGTGGACTTCGTGATCCAAAGTTTGACGAAAAACATCTCTGGCTTCGGTACGGAAATGGGCGGGGCCGTGATCGCTCCAAGAACGCATGAAAGCATTCTGCGTGTGGCGCGCAAGGATTTCGGTGCGATTATCCATCCATATTCGGCATGGCACATTCTGGTGTACGGTATTTCCACCCAGGCCATTCGTTTTGAACAGCAGCAGGCATCAGCCTGGGCGGTGGCCAAGTTCCTGGAAGCGCACCCGAAAGTGGCCAGTGTCACTTATCCGGGCCTGAAAAGTCATGCTCAGCACAAGCTGGCGAAAAAATATCTAAAATCCCCGGAGGGCAAGTTTGCTCCGGGCACGATGATTTCCTTCCAACTTAAAGGTGACATGAAAAAGTGTCAGAAGTTTGTCGATGATATCGCCAAGAATTCATACTCGATCACTCTGGCCGTCAGCTTGGGACTGACCAAAACGTTGATTGAGGTTCCGGGCTTTATGACTCACTCGGCGATCCCGGATGACAAGCGCGGCGACAGCGGTATTGATCCGCGCGCCATCCGTCTGAGTATCGGTTTGGAGAACGTAAATGACATTATTGAGGATCTGAAAGAAGCCCTCAAAAAAATCTAA
- a CDS encoding tRNA-uridine aminocarboxypropyltransferase, producing MIQQRKRKTKDPCPECYLHRDLCLCSLIPRLESRTRLCLVIHAKELKRTTNTGRLAIKALLNSEMRVRGDSREALDLSDLLVPEYRTVLFFPAEDARELDAEFMAEDPRPLQLIVPDGNWRQASKVNTRHPEIAGIPRVMISAPNKSQHHLRAETTEEGMATLQAIAQAFMVAEGPEVGGALMDLYQEKLKRTLAGRGVLPKPT from the coding sequence ATGATCCAGCAACGAAAACGCAAAACCAAAGACCCTTGCCCTGAATGTTACCTGCACCGGGATTTGTGCCTTTGCAGTTTGATACCTCGCCTGGAATCCCGCACCCGATTGTGTCTGGTAATTCACGCCAAAGAATTAAAACGCACCACCAACACCGGTCGTCTGGCTATCAAGGCTTTGCTTAACAGCGAGATGCGTGTGCGCGGGGACAGTCGGGAAGCACTGGATCTGTCTGATCTGCTGGTGCCCGAATACCGCACCGTTTTGTTTTTTCCTGCAGAAGATGCGCGCGAACTAGATGCCGAATTTATGGCGGAAGACCCAAGGCCTTTGCAGTTGATTGTGCCGGATGGAAACTGGCGGCAGGCCAGCAAGGTCAACACCCGTCATCCAGAAATTGCCGGGATTCCGCGAGTGATGATCAGTGCACCCAACAAATCCCAGCACCATCTGCGGGCGGAAACAACCGAGGAAGGCATGGCAACTTTGCAGGCGATTGCGCAGGCCTTTATGGTGGCGGAAGGCCCCGAAGTCGGTGGGGCCTTGATGGATTTGTATCAGGAAAAACTAAAAAGAACTCTGGCGGGACGGGGAGTTCTGCCCAAGCCGACTTAG
- a CDS encoding tryptophan halogenase family protein, producing MSTLSEHIDNAFDLSYLNFPKCPPTDIKTIGILGGGTAGYLAALALKKYHPEVEVTVIESSKIPVIGVGESTTTEIVPFLHRGLEIDPAEFFREVEPTLKFGIRFDWGCPGDYKFNFSFFAGHQYESYYYENDIKNSNWPSVLMNENKIPVIRNKNGTLTSFLASIPFSYHIDNKNLIRFLNKEVKSRGIDILDAEVHEVKLDERGYVASLESKEGHSLSYDLYIDCSGFRSKILGQALKTEFTPFTDTLVTDRALTFDMPNKDVVDCYTSVITMNNGWCWKIPMRTEDHYGYVFSSKFCDEETALAEARARFGHFEKYKMVEFRSGRHTQAWVKNVFSLGNSYGFIEPLESTAIQTAVHSINVLCRLMPKTLDDQISITGINNEIAVTWDTFRWFVGMHYKFNKKLDTPFWKHCREKTNIGHAQTIVNLFNQRPPLSAGNFGSNSQFTATEALVFNSYSYDTLIFGQKEVYKPLAAPEMSKEEYFGKLKSYQELTSRSLSLFELFKGDHLFEDEILEQLFNDTDTWIMEADV from the coding sequence ATGAGCACACTTTCAGAACATATCGACAATGCCTTTGACCTTAGCTATCTGAACTTCCCCAAATGCCCGCCGACGGACATCAAAACCATCGGCATTCTGGGCGGCGGCACCGCCGGATATCTTGCCGCCCTGGCACTAAAAAAATATCACCCTGAAGTTGAAGTCACCGTCATTGAATCCAGTAAAATACCCGTGATTGGAGTGGGTGAATCCACCACCACCGAAATCGTGCCGTTCCTGCACCGCGGACTTGAAATTGACCCGGCAGAATTCTTCCGTGAAGTCGAGCCGACTTTGAAATTCGGCATTCGTTTTGACTGGGGCTGCCCGGGTGATTACAAATTCAACTTCAGCTTCTTTGCCGGACACCAGTACGAGTCTTATTATTATGAAAACGACATCAAGAATTCCAACTGGCCCTCGGTGCTGATGAATGAAAATAAAATTCCGGTCATTCGCAACAAAAATGGCACTTTGACTTCCTTCCTTGCCAGCATTCCGTTTTCCTATCATATCGACAACAAAAACCTGATCCGCTTCCTGAACAAGGAAGTCAAAAGCCGCGGCATTGATATTCTGGATGCCGAGGTTCACGAAGTGAAACTGGATGAACGGGGCTATGTGGCGTCCTTGGAATCCAAGGAAGGCCACAGTCTTTCCTATGACCTGTATATTGACTGCTCGGGTTTCCGCTCCAAGATTCTGGGCCAAGCCCTAAAAACCGAATTCACGCCGTTCACGGACACATTGGTCACCGACCGCGCGCTGACCTTTGATATGCCCAACAAAGACGTTGTCGACTGCTACACATCTGTGATCACCATGAACAATGGCTGGTGCTGGAAAATCCCGATGCGCACCGAAGATCACTATGGATATGTGTTCTCGTCCAAATTCTGTGACGAAGAAACCGCCCTGGCTGAAGCCCGCGCCCGCTTCGGTCACTTTGAAAAATACAAAATGGTTGAATTCCGCTCGGGTCGTCACACTCAAGCCTGGGTGAAAAACGTGTTTTCTTTGGGGAACTCTTACGGATTTATCGAGCCTTTGGAATCCACCGCCATCCAGACCGCGGTTCACAGCATCAATGTTTTGTGCCGTTTGATGCCCAAAACTTTGGACGATCAGATTTCCATCACCGGTATCAACAATGAAATCGCCGTGACTTGGGACACCTTCCGCTGGTTCGTGGGCATGCACTATAAGTTCAACAAGAAACTGGACACCCCGTTCTGGAAGCACTGCCGTGAAAAGACCAATATTGGACACGCACAAACCATCGTGAATCTGTTCAATCAAAGACCTCCGCTGAGTGCGGGGAACTTTGGATCCAACTCGCAATTCACGGCAACAGAAGCGCTGGTGTTCAACAGCTACAGCTATGACACTTTGATCTTCGGGCAAAAGGAAGTTTACAAGCCACTGGCTGCTCCGGAAATGAGCAAGGAAGAATACTTCGGCAAACTGAAGTCTTATCAAGAGCTGACCAGCCGTTCCCTGTCGTTGTTTGAATTGTTCAAGGGGGATCATCTGTTTGAGGATGAGATCCTGGAGCAGCTCTTCAATGACACGGACACCTGGATCATGGAAGCCGACGTCTAA
- a CDS encoding S1 family peptidase has protein sequence MLNSKLLLSSLLLLTLVACTKNEKTNNVELTGSETSIIGGEKADANSPVTASTVSLIYNYQGKPYSICTGTLISKNLVLTAAHCLAELQGAEIFVHLGEVLPTEVDETKLLRIAEFETHKEYHLVYNEQGFPVTGRNDVALIKLLLDAPEGAVPVPVLDESVELKAGETLLLAGYGLLNEIDNPIPATGLNLVRVPLAKLWESILVTDQTNAKGACSGDSGGPAYLETSKGLVVVGITRGPHDLAPDCRHFGEYTNASMFKTFILEEAAAMGADAPVFTTERQ, from the coding sequence GTGTTGAATTCAAAGCTGTTGCTGTCGTCCTTGCTGCTTTTGACCCTTGTTGCCTGTACGAAAAATGAAAAAACAAACAATGTCGAACTGACCGGTTCAGAGACCTCGATTATTGGCGGCGAAAAGGCTGATGCCAATAGTCCGGTGACGGCCTCCACGGTTTCTTTGATTTACAACTATCAGGGCAAGCCTTACTCCATCTGCACAGGCACTTTGATTTCAAAGAATCTGGTTTTGACGGCCGCTCATTGCCTGGCGGAGCTTCAGGGCGCAGAAATCTTCGTTCATCTGGGGGAGGTTTTGCCGACGGAAGTCGATGAAACCAAACTCTTGCGAATAGCGGAATTTGAAACTCACAAAGAATATCATCTGGTTTACAATGAACAGGGCTTCCCGGTGACGGGCCGCAATGACGTGGCCCTGATCAAGTTATTACTGGATGCTCCGGAAGGTGCAGTGCCGGTGCCGGTTCTGGATGAGTCCGTAGAGCTGAAAGCAGGAGAGACCTTGCTGCTTGCGGGCTATGGACTGTTGAATGAAATTGATAATCCGATTCCGGCAACGGGCCTGAACTTGGTGCGAGTGCCGCTGGCAAAATTGTGGGAATCCATTTTGGTGACGGATCAAACGAATGCAAAAGGCGCTTGTTCGGGTGATTCCGGCGGCCCGGCTTACCTGGAAACTTCCAAAGGCCTTGTTGTTGTGGGCATCACTCGTGGGCCCCACGATCTGGCGCCGGACTGTCGTCATTTCGGTGAATACACCAATGCTTCCATGTTCAAAACATTCATCTTGGAAGAGGCGGCTGCCATGGGTGCTGACGCCCCTGTCTTTACGACCGAGCGTCAGTAA